From Juglans regia cultivar Chandler chromosome 9, Walnut 2.0, whole genome shotgun sequence:
ATTACCGAGTCGTTCACCCGTTGTTGCTTCGACACCTGACCCGCAATCACCCGGCACACCAGCATTGCCCTCATGCCCCTCCCACTACCCGCACTCTCGTGGGCCTCACCGCTTCCCGAAAACGTGCAAATCGCTCTGCCCTTCCGCCCTGGAAAAACCCACGCGCCGCCCCTTGAGTCATAAACTCCACCGCCCGAGGTGGGCCCCAGGCAATGGAACCGCATCACCTCGTTCCCGTCCGCAACGCACCGCGCATTCTCCTCCCACGTAGCGCCACCGGTCGGGCCGCCCGAACCGGCCCGGGACTTCACCGTCTCGCGATATTCTTCGAACAGGGACACGGTTCTTGAACCGTTCTGGACCTTGAAAATCATCTTGATCCGACCCGTAAAGGCTTTGGGGCTCCAACTCGTGTGGAAGATAATCTCGACGACATTACGGGAAGGATGGCCCTCATGCAGCTCCATCAGTGCTGGGAGGGACGGGTCCGGAGCACGGGCAGGCCGAGCAGCAGAGTCACTGAGCCTAGAACGGTTGGGCGGGGTAGAAACCGGCTCGGCCTTATATTTGGAACCGGGTTGCCGCTTAGGCGACGAGGATTTCGGCTTCTTCTTGGGCTTTTGCTTGGTGGAATCGATAACGTCCTTAATGCTCTGAACGCTCTTTCTGCAACTGGTGCCCGGCATGAGTAGCTTCGGGTTGGGGTGGTGAACGTCCTCGAAAGCTCTGGACTTGCAGTGCAACGACTTGACCCACCCGCTCGCCATGCAAAAACCAGGGTTCGGATCctcctctctcactcactctcttcGTATTACCGTGTTGCTTCTGCCGCTCTCATCTTCTTCCGTTATGAATGTGCTAAACTGTGCTGGTTGCCCGTTGGGTGCCAAGAAAGAATGGGATGGGATTGCAATGGCGCGATATTTGGTGGGTTTGACGTGGCTAGAAAATGCAGATATAAAATGACTGAGTTGCCCTTCTGACGGTCTCAGAACTACCCACGTGGACgcgcgcgctctctctctctctctctcttagaagAGGAGATAATAGGAACAAATCTCATTTATTgttcaaacaaaatttcatcgATAGGCTTTGTTCGGTGAGTCTTCGTCGGGTTATTATCGCATGAAATAATGCAACGTACAATCGAATGTGTGCTGTGCAATAAAAGGAGTTAGAttcattgttaaaaaataaaaaattttatgtgctatttttatttttacagattttACTAATATgcttagttgtattttttttaatataaaataattattttaatcaatcatattCATGATATGcgtaaaaaatactcaaaagtGAGTAgcaaaactattaaaaaaatagtttttttattatatagattctatatttattcattttttaaaaaaaaaattatgacgtTTGCGTACtctacgattgtaaatataatttttcttatcatatttGGTCTTCTTCTAGCTGCATGCAAtaccaatctttttttttttttaaaaaaaaaattcttttaataaatttataaattgacaaaattttatataatatattaaatttattttataataaaaataacattacaatcTTATGTATATCAAAACACACTATGgatttaagaatttatttttgtaaaattttttaatagttaaaacatatttcttaaaaatcacgAGACCTTATTTTTGTCTCTTTCAATGCCCTAAAAACAAATCCCTACACTGGTCTTTGATCACggcagagaagagagagagatcatacATAACACTCACACACTGCTACTTCGATTTGCATTAACTTGTTTATATATTCAGTGGATAAGTactacctaattaattaatctggTCAGgtcattttctaataaaaagttTGTTGTGCCTGTGCCATCTAACTTGAATGGTTCATTGCATTGTTGCTTCTTAAAATCAAagcaacaataataattaattattatttcactTATATGTTGGTGAGCTTAGAGTTTTCAATGAAACAGGAAAAACTTCGTACCCTTGTTGTTCCTCTTCACAAAATTCAACTACTCCAATATTACAAGATATTGCCTTAATTGCCattacaataattaattaaaaataaataataatctccTATATAACTATTCTTAAATTCCCTAGTactcttaaaaggaaaaagttCACAGCCGGTCGGGTATGAATCTAATTTTAATACCAGACAATATAAATCTACCACATAGGCCATGTACCAACCTTAAATTTACACCCATAGGTACatgatttcattttctctctctcccaccccGACGCCTGCAACCCTTCTCTCTTAAGAATGTATATACAGTGATGATTTTCTGATATGAAAATAATGTAAGATGCAAAAAAGTGGTAGCATCCATCCCCCAAACTGGTCTGGAACAATGACAGAGAAGCTTAAGAGAGGAGCAAcagtaggttttttttttttgtttttagggaAGCACAGGCAAGTAGGTTTTATTTCAAAGAAAAGTTCATCCTTTTCCAAAGCGTTTACATTTAGATAATTTCCTCCTATGGACCAAGTGATGATTTTATGCTATGAAacatttagataattttttgcAACCCCCTCTCATGTGCAGAAAATGATCTAAACATTTAGATGTAGAAATGAGGCATTGGGTGGATGGAAGCTTCAAGCAAGAGAAGGTAGTAGGtgtattttagagagagagagagagagagagagagcgagagagagagaagggtgtTGCAGGCGTATAGGATGGGtggtgagggagagggagagagagaaacggaagagataaaaaataaaatgaaatcacgTGCATGTGAGTGTAAATTTTAGTTTGGTATGCCTACTACGTAATAAATCAGTATTGGCTGGTGTTAAAGTTAAATTCTCACCCGACCGGCTTGAAGCTTCTCCACTCTTAAAAAATTGGTAAGCTATTAGGAAATGAAATAGAAAGAACAATTGGCAACAGAAGCATGGAAAGAGAATAGAAGATGGCATGCAGAGAAAGCGTCTAAAAAAGCACTGAAATTTAAACAAGTAAAGCGACAGATTTTCTTCCACTTCTTCTATATAATATGAACAACTTTAATCCCCATTATGGGGTACAAAACAGCAATCCAGGGTGCCATTGGGATAGCGGCTTGGAGGTGGATTAGAAGGAGACAATTACATTGAGATAATCAAAgtctagaaatttttttataatattaatactgcatttcaaattcaaaacccCTAGAGGTCCAAAAGTACTCGACGATTTGTGATTGAAATGGGCAACCCATTTCGGCAaagtatcaaaattttaaacaaaaaaacatgtCTATTGGCTTTATTTTATAGTCATCATGaggttgtatatatatatgcttatgatgtttaattaaaagaagTGCATGGTTTAGGAGTGCATGAAGCAATATATGTAAATGTATATATGGTGGGTCAAGGGACTGGGAGTAGTGGGAGTTTGGGGCTGCGGGTGGAGTTTTGCCAGCCTTTGGTCTCACGCCTCTGGAATCATCAAAATCTGAGACGCCCCGGGAACTGCGTTGTCATGTACGTGTGTCTGGGCGTGCTGCTGTTTAACAATCCCAGAACTTCACTTCCACTGTGGACGGTAGGAATTCTAGTATCAAACCCATAACCTCTCTCACCTTTTGACTTTCTTTTTGtcgaattttataaattttatgggCTAAATTAGTTTGGTTTTAGAATCAAGATAAGatctatttgaatatttttatttttgaataatcctatacatcatattttcatcttattttaattatattaaataatatatgatatatttattactattagatgataaataagtatgcattaaatgaatatttaataataataaatatatcacatcttatttAATGAGATAATAATATGGTGTATagagttttcttttataatacaGAAATATAGATGCAATTCAAGGACCTTACAAGTTACAGCATTAAATGTTATCATGAACAATATAAACCATAacattaagagaaatgatttaattaattttataaaaataaaattataaattgacatgtCTTGATGTAGTacgttaaattttaaatatatttttattataaaataaatttaacatatcatatcaatttttttttataacagcAGTGTTCTCTATCAGTAAATAcagtgacatccatatattgcatctatttttcttaatcgTACTAGgtgtttaggaaaaaaaaatgtaatttgagtttaaaaaaatgaatttatatttatatttggattTGATATAAAATGTCTTGATTTTGAACACTAAAAGGAGGTTGATATGTATGTTTTAGATTGACATGGAGCCGTGAACCCATTAAATGGAGTTGAATATTTTAGTCCTGCGACAAAGCATTTAACTCAAATAAATGCACCTCTTCCTTCCGACCTTTATACAATAAATGTGCGAATTTTCGTACGTCCTAATCCAAGCCTAGTCGTCAACGCCATTTATGCAGTCCGCAAAATTGCCCTTTGGCATTTAATTGGTAGCCTCCTTTTTTAAACCATTTTGCCTAGGCGGTCAAAAAAGTACTATAAATGACTTGACCGGTTTGATTTAAAAACCTCCAACTCATTTACTttagggtgatgctacagcccccgctgggagctcccactggggtgtagtgttattttatatgtgttttgtttaagtaattttttatattaattttttattattttaaaatattttaaaaaaataaaataaatttaaaatatcattcagaaaatattttcttaattagaaagtaaaaaaatataaattaaaaaatattttcttaatcatgaaataaaataaaaaattataaaaaatatttttaaaaaaataaaataaatttagaacatcattaaaaacacttccttaattagaaagtaaaaaaaaaattcattaaaatatactttcttaatcacgaagtaaaataaaaaaatatttttttatgattttttattttatttcgtgattaagaaatatgattttttattttacttcgtgaataaaaaaaatattttttaataatattttgaatttttttattttttaaaaatagttaaaattattaaaaaaatctatataaaaaataatttaaaaaaaaaaacacataaaaaatacactaatctccagcgggagctccaagcgggagctcccagcgggagatatagcatttccctttaCTTTATATTgtgtaatcattataatttttaaaatttttatattaaatataataaataatttaattttttaaaatttttaaataatattattattatatttaattttcatctcatttattctcttatcaactcactatctaataGGAGTGTTACCCGCATCATACAGTGTGGAGTAGCCCCCTTCCAGCCCCTTGCCCCACATGTACctggggtggggttttcactGGCGCCCCACATATCGAGGGGTAGGACAGACTCCTAATCCATCCCGCCTCCCGTCCACTTCAATAATGAACTACAGCTCACTAggtcaaaaaaatatttctggatccaaaagtgatcaaaaacatatttttggatccaaattgtaaatataaatttataaacatgactataataaaatatataagtgtgaGGCAGGGTTGGACCCTTTTTGCCCCTCACCCCCGCTAAGGAGGCCAGATGCAAGGGCGGGGCAAACAAGGGCGGGGTGTGGAGCCCCACTGCCCACTCatactatccaaacctcaccttAAAAGATTCAagattggaaaagaaaataaaaaattgacagGTACTGAAGTTGTgataaaaaagatttttggGTGTTCATACAAAGAAAATTGATTTCGactaaaaaaatgtgaaattatatatcccttattttaaaaattcttgttttgaTACAAGTGAAATAATtacttatctcaaaatattaacATGATAAGAAGATGTATATTTgatcatttatatttgttttaacaaAACCAACTTAATGATCAATTAaaggcatttttttttcaagaatcaCGGTAAGAAAAATGCTTAATTGTAGTCAGTTatctaatataaaaatgagtatttttttatcaaaatgagtctattCTCATAACAAATAATCACTCTCGTCATAAATAATTTGTCATACATActcattttcttgtaataaattaatttcagaaTACATCTTTTTAGAAGGCATACACCCTATCTAGGGGTGATGAcgtaagaaaattataaattgagaGGGCATACGCCCTAGAGGACGAATGAATTAATTTTTGcaaagtatatattataagaatacctcaaaatattaaagttttggggcaaattttttttttttttttgaaacagcACCACTTGATaacatttcttttaagaaataacAGAGCATAGCTCATTATAAGGTTTCTCCATTTTTACTACAGATACCAACTAACTAGGAATTTCTTCCATCCAAAATTATTCCTCTTCTCTCTGCATAACTCTCTTTGCCAACATATGTGCTACATTATTACCTTCTATGAAGATGGATTGTACAGACCAAGATGATCTATGTGATAGAACCTCTTTAATATCTATAACTTGTTGATATTTCCACCCATGACAAACATCTTTACTGTTCACTGCTTTTGCTATTATCTgtgcatccccttcaaagatAACTCCTTGCAAATTTAGTTCT
This genomic window contains:
- the LOC109013128 gene encoding uncharacterized protein LOC109013128; translated protein: MASGWVKSLHCKSRAFEDVHHPNPKLLMPGTSCRKSVQSIKDVIDSTKQKPKKKPKSSSPKRQPGSKYKAEPVSTPPNRSRLSDSAARPARAPDPSLPALMELHEGHPSRNVVEIIFHTSWSPKAFTGRIKMIFKVQNGSRTVSLFEEYRETVKSRAGSGGPTGGATWEENARCVADGNEVMRFHCLGPTSGGGVYDSRGGAWVFPGRKGRAICTFSGSGEAHESAGSGRGMRAMLVCRVIAGQVSKQQRVNDSVMDGRVGFDSVSGENGELLVLDSRAVLPCFLIIYKL